A section of the Oryza sativa Japonica Group chromosome 1, ASM3414082v1 genome encodes:
- the LOC4326739 gene encoding 3-methyl-2-oxobutanoate hydroxymethyltransferase 1, mitochondrial, with product MMMMMRRAFRHLARQQRRPLSHVPESAVYGGPRPQDVGAAAGAGAGAGATRRVTVTTLRGKHRRGEPITVVTAYDYPSAVHVDSAGIDVCLVGDSAAMVVHGHDTTLPISLDVMLEHCRAVARGATRPLLVGDLPFGCYESSSTRAVDSAVRVLKEGGMDAIKLEGGAPSRISAAKAIVEAGIAVMGHVGLTPQAISVLGGFRPQGKTVDSAVKVVETALALQEAGCFSVVLECVPAPVAAAATSALQIPTIGIGAGPFCSGQVLVYHDLLGMMQHPHHAKVTPKFCKQFGNVGHVINKALSEYKQEVETRSFPGPSHTPYKIAAADVDGFANALQKMGLDEAANAAAAAAENAEKDGELPENK from the exons atgatgatgatgatgcggCGGGCGTTCCGGCACCTggcgcggcagcagcggcggccgctGAGCCACGTGCCGGAGTCGGCCGTCTACGGCGGGCCGCGGCCGCAGGatgtgggggcggcggcgggagcgggggcgggggcgggggcgacgcggcgggtGACGGTGACGACGCTCCGCGGGAAGCACCGACGCGGGGAGCCCATCACCGTCGTCACGGCCTACGACTACCCGTCCGCGGTGCACGTCGACTCGGCCGGGATCGACGTCTGCCTCGTCGGGGACTCGGCGGCCATGGTGGTGCACGGCCACGACAccacgctccccatctcgctcGACGTCATGCTCGAgcactgccgcgccgtcgcccgcggcgcCACCAGGCCGCTCCTCGTCGGCGACCTCCCCTTCGGTTGCTATGAGTCCTCCTCCACGCGG GCTGTTGACTCTGCGGTGAGGGTGCTAAAAGAAGGTGGAATGGACGCAATCAAGCTGGAAGGAGGTGCACCCTCGAGAATCAGTGCGGCTAAGGCTATTGTGGAGGCTGGAATCGCTGTAATGGGGCATGTTGGGCTCACGCCGCAGGCTATTAGCGTGCTTGGTGGATTTCGACCACAAGGAAAGACGGTTGATAGTGCTGTGAAG GTTGTGGAGACAGCACTTGCCTTGCAGGAGGCTGGCTGCTTCTCGGTTGTGTTGGAGTGTGTGCCAGCTCCTGTGGCAGCTGCTGCAACATCAGCATTGCAAATCCCAACCATTGGAATTGGTGCTGGACCATTCTGCAGTGGACAG GTCTTAGTTTACCATGACTTGTTAGGGATGATGCAACATCCACACCATGCCAAG GTCACACCGAAATTCTGCAAACAATTTGGAAATGTCGGTCATGTCATCAACAAGGCTCTATCGGAGTACAAGCAGGAAGTGGAAACCCGGAGTTTCCCAGGTCCCAGCCATACGCCGTACAAGATAGCTGCCGCGGATGTGGATGGCTTCGCGAATGCACTGCAGAAGATGGGCTTGGACGAGGCTGCAAATGCTGCAGCTGCCGCAGCTGAAAACGCAGAGAAAGATGGAGAACTACCCGAgaacaaatga
- the LOC4326740 gene encoding late embryogenesis abundant protein Lea14-A, whose product MAQLVDKAKGFVADKVARVEKPEAELAELSFQSVGRGGATLAGRVDVRNPYSHSIPICEVSYSLKSAGREVASGTMPDPGSLTAGDTTRLDIPVKVPYDFLVSLARDAGRDWDIDYEMRVGLTVDLPILGNFTLPLTKSGELKLPTLSDVF is encoded by the coding sequence ATGGCGCAGCTGGTGGACAAGGCGAAGGGGTTCGTGGCGGACAAGGTGGCGCGGGTGGAGAAGCCGGAGGCGGAGCTGGCCGAGCTGTCGTTCCAGAGcgtgggccgcggcggcgccaccctcGCGGGGCGCGTGGACGTGCGCAACCCCTACTCCCACTCCATCCCGATCTGCGAGGTGAGCTACTCGCTGAAGAGCGCCGGGAGGGAGGTGGCGTCGGGGACGATGCCCGACCCGGGGTCGCTCACCGCCGGCGACACCACGCGGCTGGACATCCCGGTGAAGGTGCCGTACGACTTCCTGGTGAGCCTCGCCAGGGACGCCGGCAGGGACTGGGACATCGACTACGAGATGAGGGTCGGCCTCACCGTCGACCTCCCCATCCTCGGCAACTTCACCCTGCCGCTCACCAAGTCCGGCGAGCTCAAGCTCCCCACCCTCTCCGACGTCTTCTAA
- the LOC107275880 gene encoding 3-methyl-2-oxobutanoate hydroxymethyltransferase 2, mitochondrial: MSFSRLLTPRILLDTTAVFPPSSSVVAPSLSRQLRCTRTGGSPPAPPHRLVARRAMSNGAAEPAIYGGGGGAQQAASSAAARRVTLATLRGKHRRGEPISMVTAYDYPSGVHVDAAGFDICLVGDSAAMVAHGHDNTLPISLDLMIEHCRAVARGAARTFLVGDLPFGSYEASTAQAVGSAVRVMKEGGVNSIKLEGSAPSRISAARAIVDAGIAVMGHIGLTPQSVSALGGFRPQGKTVESAVKVVEAALALQEAGCFAVVLECVPAPVAAAATSALTIPTIGIGAGPFCSGQVLVYHDLLGTFQTSHAKVSPKFCKQYGNIGDVINRALSKYKQEVETQSFPGPSHTPYKLAATDVDAFLNALKMKGLNVAADAAADAVEYTDEKEINGTPQLKVYA; the protein is encoded by the exons ATGTCTTTCTCCCGCCTCCTAACCCCAAGAATTCTCCTGGACACCACCGCCGTGTTCCCGCCAAGCAGCAGCGTCGTCGCCCCGTCGCTCTCCCGCCAACTGCGGTGCACGCGCACGGgtgggtcgccgccggcgccgccgcatagGCTCGTGGCGCGGCGGGCGATGAGCAACGGGGCGGCGGAGCCGGCcatctacggcggcggcggcggcgcacaacAGGCGGCGTCGTCTGCTGCGGCGCGGCGCGTGACGCTGGCGACGCTCCGCGGGAAGCACCGGCGCGGGGAGCCGATCAGCATGGTGACCGCCTACGACTACCCGTCCGGGGTGcacgtcgacgccgccgggtTCGACATCTGCCTCGTCGGCGACTCCGCCGCCATGGTCGCGCACGGCCACGACAACAccctccccatctccctcgACCTCATGATCGAGCACTGCCGCgccgtggcgcgcggcgcggccagGACGTTCCTCGTCGGCGACCTCCCGTTCGGCAGCTACGAGGCCTCCACCGCACAG GCTGTCGGCTCGGCGGTGAGGGTGATGAAGGAAGGCGGCGTGAATTCAATCAAGCTGGAAGGGAGCGCGCCGTCGAGGATCAGCGCGGCGAGGGCCATCGTGGACGCCGGGATCGCCGTGATGGGGCACATCGGGCTCACGCCGCAGTCCGTCAGCGCGCTCGGCGGGTTCCGGCCACAGGGGAAGACGGTCGAGAGCGCCGTCAAG GTCGTGGAGGCGGCGCTCGCGTTGCAGGAGGCCGGCTGCTTCGCCGTCGTGCTGGAGTGCGTGCCggctccggtggcggcggcggcgacttcgGCACTGACAATCCCGACCATTGGCATCGGCGCCGGGCCATTCTGCAGCGGGCAG GTCTTAGTCTACCACGACTTGTTAGGGACGTTCCAAACAAGTCATGCCAAG GTCTCGCCAAAATTCTGTAAACAGTATGGTAACATTGGGGACGTGATTAACAGAGCTCTATCAAAGTACAAGCAAGAGGTGGAAACCCAGTCTTTTCCGGGTCCTAGTCACACGCCCTACAAACTAGCTGCCACAGATGTTGATGCCTTTCTGAATGCGCTGAAGATGAAGGGCCTGAATGTGGCTGCTGATGCTGCAGCCGATGCTGTTGAATATACAGATGAGAAAGAGATAAATGGAACGCCGCAGCTCAAGGTCTATGCTTGA